The DNA segment CAGCGCGCCATCACCGAGATCAACTCCGGGGTTTACGCGTTCGACGCCGCCGTGCTTTCCGACGGTCTCGCGCGGTTGTCGACCGACAACGCCCAGGGCGAGCTGTACCTCACGGACGTACTCGGCATCGCGAGGGGCGACGGCAAACACGTCGGCGCGCTCGTCGTCGACGATCCGTGGCTCACGGAGGGCGTCAACGACCGGGTCCAGCTTTCCGCGGCCGAGGCGGAGCTGAACCGGCGCATCGTGCGGAAGTGGCAGCTCGCCGGAGTCACCGTGCGGGATCCGGCCAGCACGTGGATCGACGCGGGAGTGGCGCTCGCGCGCGACGTGGTCCTCGCCCCTGGCGTGCAGCTTCACGGCGGCACGACCGTCGCGGAAGGCGCGCGGATCGGTCCCGATTCGACGCTGACCGACGTCGCGGTCGGCGAGGGCGCCAGCGTCGTACGCACACACGGCAGCGATTCGGTGATCGGCGATGGCGCCAGCGTCGGCCCGTTCGCCTATCTGCGGCCGGGAACGCGGCTGCGCACGCGAGGCAAGATCGGCACGTTCGTCGAAACCAAGAACGCCGACATCGGTGAGGGCAGCAAAGTCCCACACCTGACTTACGTCGGCGATGCGACGATCGGCGAGCAGAGCAACATCGGAGCGTCCAGCGTCTTCGTCAACTACGACGGCGTGAACAAGCACCACACCACGATCGGCTCACATGTCAGAACGGGGTCGGACAACACTTTCGTGGCTCCCGTCGAAGTGGGGGACGGCGCGTACAGTGGCGCCGGCGCGGTGATTCGCCGCGCCGTGCCGCCAGGTGCGTTGGCGGTTTCGGGGGGACCACAACGGAATATCGAAGGCTGGGTACCCCGGCGAAGGCCGGGTACCCCAGCGGCGGAGGCAGCACAGCGTGCACTCGCCGCACGGCAAGAGAACGATATCGACGGGGAGTCGCCAGAATGAGCCCGAAGTCCGGCACGCCGAAGAAGAACTTGATGCTCTTCTCCGGCCGTTCACACGTGGAGCTTGCCGAGGAGGTGGCCAAACACCTCAACGTGACGATCACCCCGCAGACTGTGCACAACTTCGCCAATGGCGAGATCTTCGTGCGATTCCAGGAATCGGTGAGGGGTACCGACGCGTTCGTCATCCAGAGCTACCCGCCGCCACTCAACGAGTGGGTCATGGAGCAGCTCATCATGGTCGACGCGCTCAAGAGGGCAAGTGCCAAGCGCATCACCGTGATCATGCCGTTCTACCCCTACGGCAGGCAGGACAAAAAGCACAAGGGCCGCGAACCGATCTCTGCTCGGCTCATCGCCGACCTCTTCAAGACGGCGGGCGCGGACCGCATCATGTCGGTCGACCTGCACACCGCGCAGATACAGGGTTTCTTCGACGGCCCCGTCGACCACCTGCTGGCGCAGACCGTTCTCGCCGACCACATCAGGGACACCTACGGCGAATCGGACATCACGGTCGTTTCCCCGGACTCCGGCAGGGTGCGGCTTGCCGAGAAGTGGGCCCAGCAGCTCGGCGACCGGCCGATCGCGTTCATCCACAAGACGCGTGACCCCGACACCCCGAACCAGGCGGTGGCCAACCGGGTCGTCGGCCAGGTCCGAGGCAGGTTGTGCGTGCTGATCGACGACATGATCGACACCGGCGGCACGATCGTGAAGGCGACGGAGGCATTGCTGAACGAGGGCGCGGCCGACGTGGTCATCGCCTCGACCCACGGCATCCTCTCCGACCCCGCCACGGAGCGGCTGGCCAACTGCAAGGCGCGCGAGGTCATCGTCACCAACACGCTGCCCATCCCCGAGGAGAAGCGCTTCGCGGGGTTGACCGTGCTCTCCATCGCGCCGTTGCTCGCCCGCGCCATCCAGGAGGTCTTCGAGGACGGCTCGGTGACGAGCCTCTTCGACGGCAGCGCCTGACCGGCTCGTCGTTCGCGGGCGGCGGAGCGGTTCGCCGCCCGCGAACGATGCTGACGCACCGGCGAGACGATCAGTAACGTGCTGCCATGGGCGCGTTCCGATTCGGTGTGAGTTTCCGTTCGACCGGCGACCGGCAGCACTGGATCGCCGCGTGCCGCAGGGCGGAGGAACTTGGCTACGCCGAGATCGCCGTCCCCGATCACCTCGGCGCCCCCGCCCCATTTCCCGCTCTCGCCGTTGCCGGGGCGGTCACTGACCACCCGAGGCTCGTTCCTTTTGTTCTGAATGCCGCCTTCTACAATCCGGCTCTGCTCGCGAGGGACATCGTCACCACCAGCGAACTGACCGGCCACCGCCTCGACATCGGTATCGGCGCGGGCCACATGAAAGCGGAATTCGACAAGGCGGGACTGCCGTGGCAGCCCGCTGCCGAGCGGATTGCCAGGCTGGAGCGCACGATCGACGAGTTACGCGACCTGCTCGCCGCCGACCTTCCCGAGCCGCCAGGACTCACCATCGGCGGCAACAGCGAGGCGGTGCTCGCGCTCGCGGCGAGAAAAGCCGACGTCATCGCGTTCTCGGGAGCCACGCAGATCGCGGGACGGCCTCCCGGCACCTTCACCCTCGTCCCGCCGGAGGAACTCACGCGCGCGATCACGCGTGTCACGTCGGCCGCGAAAGAGCACGAAGGACGCACCGTCGAAGCGAACATGCTGGTGCAGGACGTACGGCTCGCCGAGAGCACACGGTCCGCGATCGCGGAATGGCGCGGACCCCTTTCGCTGACCGGCTTCACCGACGAACAGTTCGCCACGGCACCGCAGCTTCTCGGCGGAACCGTGTCCGAAATCGTCGATCGGCTGGAGGCACTGCGCGCCGAGTGCGGCCTGTCCTCCTTCACGGTTTTCGACTCCGCGATGGAGGACTTCGCGCCCGTCGTGCGCGCGCTCGCGGGACGGTGAACAGCGGCTCGGCACGACCCCGGTAAAACTGCGAAAACGCCTCGATTAAGCTATGTGGGTTGTCTCGGCGAGGTGGACTCCGGGAACACCGGTGTCCGACGTGATCGACGCGGCGGCTTGAGTGAGCCACCCGTATGCGCGCGTAGTGGAACTCGCCGTCCGACAGCCACAGACAACGCACGCTGAACCCATCACAAGGAGTGCATCCCCGTGTCCGAGGTACGTCTGACGGTCGAACCACGCACCGAGTTCGGCAAAGGTGCAGCGCGCCGTACCCGTCGCGCAGGCAAGATCCCTGCTGTGCTGTACGGCCACGGCGTCGATCCCCGCCACCTGGCGCTGCCCGCCATCGACTTCGCCCGCGTGATCAGGGAGAACGGCCAGAACGCCGTGTTGACCCTCGACGTCAGCGGCGCGGCCGAGAAGGCGGAGAAGGCCACTGAGCTGGCCCTCACCAAGACCGTCACGGTCCACCCGCTCAAGAACTACATCGAGCACGTCGACCTGCTCGTCGTGCAC comes from the Prauserella marina genome and includes:
- a CDS encoding TIGR03621 family F420-dependent LLM class oxidoreductase — protein: MGAFRFGVSFRSTGDRQHWIAACRRAEELGYAEIAVPDHLGAPAPFPALAVAGAVTDHPRLVPFVLNAAFYNPALLARDIVTTSELTGHRLDIGIGAGHMKAEFDKAGLPWQPAAERIARLERTIDELRDLLAADLPEPPGLTIGGNSEAVLALAARKADVIAFSGATQIAGRPPGTFTLVPPEELTRAITRVTSAAKEHEGRTVEANMLVQDVRLAESTRSAIAEWRGPLSLTGFTDEQFATAPQLLGGTVSEIVDRLEALRAECGLSSFTVFDSAMEDFAPVVRALAGR
- a CDS encoding ribose-phosphate diphosphokinase, encoding MSPKSGTPKKNLMLFSGRSHVELAEEVAKHLNVTITPQTVHNFANGEIFVRFQESVRGTDAFVIQSYPPPLNEWVMEQLIMVDALKRASAKRITVIMPFYPYGRQDKKHKGREPISARLIADLFKTAGADRIMSVDLHTAQIQGFFDGPVDHLLAQTVLADHIRDTYGESDITVVSPDSGRVRLAEKWAQQLGDRPIAFIHKTRDPDTPNQAVANRVVGQVRGRLCVLIDDMIDTGGTIVKATEALLNEGAADVVIASTHGILSDPATERLANCKAREVIVTNTLPIPEEKRFAGLTVLSIAPLLARAIQEVFEDGSVTSLFDGSA
- the glmU gene encoding bifunctional UDP-N-acetylglucosamine diphosphorylase/glucosamine-1-phosphate N-acetyltransferase GlmU; the encoded protein is MSGPLSTVILAAGEGTRMRSHTPKVLHPVAGRPLVEHAVRAAAGLSPERLVVVVGHGRDAVGDHLGALSTTLGRPVETAVQEEQNGTGHAVSCALSALPSAVSGTVLVTYGDVPLLDTETLSALLSEHADSENAVTVLTSRVTDPTGYGRILRAGDGEVLGIVEHKDATEQQRAITEINSGVYAFDAAVLSDGLARLSTDNAQGELYLTDVLGIARGDGKHVGALVVDDPWLTEGVNDRVQLSAAEAELNRRIVRKWQLAGVTVRDPASTWIDAGVALARDVVLAPGVQLHGGTTVAEGARIGPDSTLTDVAVGEGASVVRTHGSDSVIGDGASVGPFAYLRPGTRLRTRGKIGTFVETKNADIGEGSKVPHLTYVGDATIGEQSNIGASSVFVNYDGVNKHHTTIGSHVRTGSDNTFVAPVEVGDGAYSGAGAVIRRAVPPGALAVSGGPQRNIEGWVPRRRPGTPAAEAAQRALAARQENDIDGESPE